One Carettochelys insculpta isolate YL-2023 chromosome 15, ASM3395843v1, whole genome shotgun sequence DNA window includes the following coding sequences:
- the PPARGC1B gene encoding peroxisome proliferator-activated receptor gamma coactivator 1-beta isoform X2 has protein sequence MLGAAAGRSRSWKMAEPAPDCSALLDEELSSFVFSYLTDSQYEVTGEEHLYSDFLELDLSPLDASDFDSASCFSELQWGAERSETDSSQYSTDDSELLQIIDSENEALLAALTETLDEIQEDDMGLAAFRTMEERDTPNHTCASPAPPPKSVAPTPGGPPFAPEVDELSLGPRDRKLSPLQAQSRSCTELHKHLTSTVHCPQTKATWPSEGFPGSSSSSNRSPLSRSAHSAEDSDSSEDSLSTSEAPGTPPLVSMDGASEKAMHTVVKLIRYMHTYCLPPWKLPLRDPADVKHQPCNSPYKRAKPDCPSQVPPPSSQESQTACTWQTTASSKKSRATWPEFSILKELLARDLPCDVSKPYRLAKPMYASLVKPQSSKSPGTPAQETEGSPGRCKVRANLPLEKAELRQSPKAESEAKKETSSPEDPTGKHATLPAQLTLGKWGRKQESNVYAVRRSKRLNPELSHWLSFLDEPPPEPSVQGEAAESQAKDALASKPLALGSALNNFDAEEQVAVVEVGGTDDKDNGCQNHAAETQTPLLVSPEEWGGGEVGKSQPCTPLHEAETLPCLTLSLAQTDPTFGKRSFEQVLTVELCGTAGLTPPTTPPYKPAEEDLYKPDIPHGSVKEETTTTPSTPGPRTSAAPTDVTASRKLMKKHPARTELYAHLSRAAVRPSPSEQQGVLKRPFSRSFGDHDYCQVQKPEAILQRKVLKSWEPQSSAEGEHKRRVPDAHYKGLGQGSKEGKGEFPWKECNKQLRDQEIRASLTKHFGFLDCAFEEEDTAFCKSPEYDTVFDDSCSESSSPTEEEEEEERCESPLESKRCLRRNPLARSSLHHCSWSRSSSGSSCCRSRSPANRRTVRCEYTEQCQEGNTSRDHTEKRQDKAIGEGRVVYVRNLSSSMSSSELKKRFEVFGEIVECRVLTRNNRGDKYGFITYRCSEHAALSLKNGASLRKRNEPLFQLSYGGLGNLWTRYTDLDSNAEESSPAPLKSKFETMDFDSLLQEAQRSLHR, from the exons TACGAGGTGACCGGCGAGGAGCACCTTTACTCTGATTTCCTGGAGCTTGACCTGTCCCCGCTGGATGCCAGTGACTTTGACTCCGCCAGCTGCTTCAGCGAGCTGCAGTGGGGTGCTGAGCGCTCCGAGACCGATTCCAGCCAGTACAGCACAGACGACTCCGAGCTCCTTCAG ATAATAGACAGTGAGAATGAAGCACTGCTGGCGGCCCTCACCGAAACCCTGGATGAAATACAGGAAGATGACATGGGCCTGGCTGCCTTCCGAACTATGGAAGAAAGGGATACGCCCAACCACACCTGTGCctcgccagcccctccccccaaatcAGTCGCCCCCACCCCGGGGGGGCCACCTTTTGCCCCTGAGGTTGATGAGCTGTCTCTA GGTCCCCGCGACCGAAAGCTGAGCCCTCTCCAGGCTCAGAGTCGGAGTTGTACAGAGCTGCACAAGCACCTCACCTCCACTGTACACTGCCCGCAGACCAAGGCCACCTGGCCTTCGGAGGGgttcccaggcagcagcagcagcagcaaccgctCCCCTCTGAGCCGCTCTGCACACAGTGCAGAGGACAGCGACTCAAGCGAAGACTCACTGAGCACCAGTGAGGCCCCAGGGACGCCTCCCCTCGTCTCCATGGATGGCGCCAGCGAGAAAGCCATGCACACAGTGGTGAAGCTCATCCGTTACATGCATACCTACTGCCTTCCTCCATGGAAGCTGCCTCTCAGAGACCCTGCAGATGTGAAGCACCAGCCCTGTAACAGCCCGTACAAAAGGGCAAAGCCAGACTGCCCCTCACAGGTACCTCCCCCTAGCAGCCAGGAGAGCCAAACAGCCTGCACCTGGCAAACAACGGCCAGCTCCAAGAAGTCACGAGCCACGTGGCCTGAGTTCTCCATCCTGAAAGAGCTACTGGCCCGGGACCTGCCGTGTGATGTGAGCAAGCCGTACAGATTGGCCAAACCCATGTATGCCTCCTTGGTCAAGCCTCAGAGCTCCAAGTCTCCTGGAACTCCCGCTCAGGAGACGGAGGGCTCCCCTGGGAGATGTAAGGTCAGAGCCAATCTGCCTCTGGAGAAAGCAGAGCTCAGGCAAAGTCCCAAGGCTGAGTCTGAAGCCAAGAAAGAGACCAGCAGCCCAGAGGATCCCACTGGGAAGCATGCAACTCTCCCAGCCCAGCTAACCTTGGGGAAGTGGGGACGGAAGCAGGAGAGCAATGTCTATGCTGTTCGGCGCTCTAAAAGACTCAATCCCGAGCTCAGCCACTGGCTGTCCTTTCTTGATGAGCCTCCCCCAGAGCCGTCTGTCCAGGGAGaggcagcagagagccaggcGAAGGATGCTCTTGCCTCCAAACCGCTAGCATTGGGCTCAGCCCTGAATAACTTTGATGCAGAAGAACAGGTGGCAGTGGTGGAGGTGGGCGGCACAGATGACAAGGACAATGGGTGTCAGAACCACGCAGCAGAGACCCAGACCCCGTTGCTGGTGAGCCcggaggagtggggaggaggtgaggtgggcaaaagccagccctgcaccccattgCATGAAGCAG AAACACTCCCGTGTCTCACGCTGTCCTTGGCCCAAAC AGATCCTACCTTTGGGAAGAGGAGCTTCGAGCAGGTGCTAACTGTGGAGTTGTGTGGGACTGCTG GTCTCACACCGCCTACAACTCCACCATACAAGCCTGCTGAGGAGGATCTGTATAAGCCAGACATTCCCCATGGGTCAGTGAAGGaggaaaccaccaccaccccctccactccAGGGCCTAGAACCTCAGCAGCACCAACTGATGTGACCGCCTCCAGGAAACTCATGAAAAAGCACCCAGCGCGAACAGAGCTTTATGCTCACTTGAGCAGAGCCGCTGTGCGCCCTTCCCCCtcggagcagcagggggtgctgaaGAGGCCCTTTTCTCGTTCTTTCGGGGACCACGACTACTGCCAGGTGCAGAAACCTGAGGCCATACTCCAGAGGAAAGTGCTGAAATCCTGGGAGCCCCAGAGCAGCGCAGAGGGTGAGCACAAGCGAAGAGTGCCGGACGCACACTACAAGGGGTTGGGTCAGGGCAGcaaggaggggaaaggggagtTCCCTTGGAAAGAGTGCAACAAACAGCTCAGAGACCAGGAGATCAGAGCCAGCTTAACCAAGCACTTTGGCTTCCTGGACTGCGCCTTTGAAGAGGAGGACACGGCCTTCTGCAAGAGCCCTGAGTATGACACCGTCTTCGACGACAGCTGCAGCGAGAGCAGCTCCcccacagaggaggaggaagaggaagaacgTTGTGAGAGCCCATTGGAATCCAAGCGGTGTTTGCGCAGGAACCCACTTGCCAGGTCCAGTTTGCACCATTGTTCCTGGAGCAGATCCAGCTCTGGGTCTTCGTGCTGCAGGTCCAGGTCTCCAGCAAACAGACGGACTGTCAG ATGTGAATACACCGAGCAGTGTCAAGAGGGAAACACAAGCCGGGACCACACTGAGAAGAGACAGGACAAGGCCATT GGTGAAGGCCGGGTGGTGTACGTCAGAAATCTTTCCAGCAGCATGAGCTCCAGCGAACTGAAGAAGCGCTTTGAGGTGTTTGGGGAGATCGTCGAGTGTCGGGTTCTCACCAGGAACAACAG GGGAGATAAATACGGCTTCATCACCTACCGTTGTTCGGAACACGCCGCCTTATCTCTGAAGAACGGCGCCTCGCTCAGGAAGAGGAACGAGCCCTTATTCCAGCTCAGCTATGGCGGCCTGGGCAACTTGTGGACCAGATACACTGACTTGG ATTCCAACGCAGAGGAGTCGTCCCCAGCTCCCTTGAAAAGCAAGTTTGAGACCATGGATTTTGACAGCTTGCTGCAGGAGGCCCAGCGAAGCCTGCATCGATAA
- the PPARGC1B gene encoding peroxisome proliferator-activated receptor gamma coactivator 1-beta isoform X3, producing MLGAAAGRSRSWKMAEPAPDCSALLDEELSSFVFSYLTDSQYEVTGEEHLYSDFLELDLSPLDASDFDSASCFSELQWGAERSETDSSQYSTDDSELLQIIDSENEALLAALTETLDEIQEDDMGLAAFRTMEERDTPNHTCASPAPPPKSVAPTPGGPPFAPEVDELSLLKKLLLSPSHVPPSCEVQREGSARRQGPPKSRPQRPCTKGPRDRKLSPLQAQSRSCTELHKHLTSTVHCPQTKATWPSEGFPGSSSSSNRSPLSRSAHSAEDSDSSEDSLSTSEAPGTPPLVSMDGASEKAMHTVVKLIRYMHTYCLPPWKLPLRDPADVKHQPCNSPYKRAKPDCPSQVPPPSSQESQTACTWQTTASSKKSRATWPEFSILKELLARDLPCDVSKPYRLAKPMYASLVKPQSSKSPGTPAQETEGSPGRCKVRANLPLEKAELRQSPKAESEAKKETSSPEDPTGKHATLPAQLTLGKWGRKQESNVYAVRRSKRLNPELSHWLSFLDEPPPEPSVQGEAAESQAKDALASKPLALGSALNNFDAEEQVAVVEVGGTDDKDNGCQNHAAETQTPLLVSPEEWGGGEVGKSQPCTPLHEAETLPCLTLSLAQTDPTFGKRSFEQVLTVELCGTAGLTPPTTPPYKPAEEDLYKPDIPHGSVKEETTTTPSTPGPRTSAAPTDVTASRKLMKKHPARTELYAHLSRAAVRPSPSEQQGVLKRPFSRSFGDHDYCQVQKPEAILQRKVLKSWEPQSSAEGEHKRRVPDAHYKGLGQGSKEGKGEFPWKECNKQLRDQEIRASLTKHFGFLDCAFEEEDTAFCKSPEYDTVFDDSCSESSSPTEEEEEEERCESPLESKRCLRRNPLARSSLHHCSWSRSSSGSSCCRSRSPANRRTVRCEYTEQCQEGNTSRDHTEKRQDKAIGEGRVVYVRNLSSSMSSSELKKRFEVFGEIVECRVLTRNNSHLLSLAAQGR from the exons TACGAGGTGACCGGCGAGGAGCACCTTTACTCTGATTTCCTGGAGCTTGACCTGTCCCCGCTGGATGCCAGTGACTTTGACTCCGCCAGCTGCTTCAGCGAGCTGCAGTGGGGTGCTGAGCGCTCCGAGACCGATTCCAGCCAGTACAGCACAGACGACTCCGAGCTCCTTCAG ATAATAGACAGTGAGAATGAAGCACTGCTGGCGGCCCTCACCGAAACCCTGGATGAAATACAGGAAGATGACATGGGCCTGGCTGCCTTCCGAACTATGGAAGAAAGGGATACGCCCAACCACACCTGTGCctcgccagcccctccccccaaatcAGTCGCCCCCACCCCGGGGGGGCCACCTTTTGCCCCTGAGGTTGATGAGCTGTCTCTA CTGAAGAAGTTGCTTCTTTCTCCATCCCATGTGCCTCCAAGCTGTGAGGTTCAGAGAGAAGGGAGTGCACGACGCCAGGGGCCCCCCAAATCCAGACCCCAGCGACCCTGCACAAAG GGTCCCCGCGACCGAAAGCTGAGCCCTCTCCAGGCTCAGAGTCGGAGTTGTACAGAGCTGCACAAGCACCTCACCTCCACTGTACACTGCCCGCAGACCAAGGCCACCTGGCCTTCGGAGGGgttcccaggcagcagcagcagcagcaaccgctCCCCTCTGAGCCGCTCTGCACACAGTGCAGAGGACAGCGACTCAAGCGAAGACTCACTGAGCACCAGTGAGGCCCCAGGGACGCCTCCCCTCGTCTCCATGGATGGCGCCAGCGAGAAAGCCATGCACACAGTGGTGAAGCTCATCCGTTACATGCATACCTACTGCCTTCCTCCATGGAAGCTGCCTCTCAGAGACCCTGCAGATGTGAAGCACCAGCCCTGTAACAGCCCGTACAAAAGGGCAAAGCCAGACTGCCCCTCACAGGTACCTCCCCCTAGCAGCCAGGAGAGCCAAACAGCCTGCACCTGGCAAACAACGGCCAGCTCCAAGAAGTCACGAGCCACGTGGCCTGAGTTCTCCATCCTGAAAGAGCTACTGGCCCGGGACCTGCCGTGTGATGTGAGCAAGCCGTACAGATTGGCCAAACCCATGTATGCCTCCTTGGTCAAGCCTCAGAGCTCCAAGTCTCCTGGAACTCCCGCTCAGGAGACGGAGGGCTCCCCTGGGAGATGTAAGGTCAGAGCCAATCTGCCTCTGGAGAAAGCAGAGCTCAGGCAAAGTCCCAAGGCTGAGTCTGAAGCCAAGAAAGAGACCAGCAGCCCAGAGGATCCCACTGGGAAGCATGCAACTCTCCCAGCCCAGCTAACCTTGGGGAAGTGGGGACGGAAGCAGGAGAGCAATGTCTATGCTGTTCGGCGCTCTAAAAGACTCAATCCCGAGCTCAGCCACTGGCTGTCCTTTCTTGATGAGCCTCCCCCAGAGCCGTCTGTCCAGGGAGaggcagcagagagccaggcGAAGGATGCTCTTGCCTCCAAACCGCTAGCATTGGGCTCAGCCCTGAATAACTTTGATGCAGAAGAACAGGTGGCAGTGGTGGAGGTGGGCGGCACAGATGACAAGGACAATGGGTGTCAGAACCACGCAGCAGAGACCCAGACCCCGTTGCTGGTGAGCCcggaggagtggggaggaggtgaggtgggcaaaagccagccctgcaccccattgCATGAAGCAG AAACACTCCCGTGTCTCACGCTGTCCTTGGCCCAAAC AGATCCTACCTTTGGGAAGAGGAGCTTCGAGCAGGTGCTAACTGTGGAGTTGTGTGGGACTGCTG GTCTCACACCGCCTACAACTCCACCATACAAGCCTGCTGAGGAGGATCTGTATAAGCCAGACATTCCCCATGGGTCAGTGAAGGaggaaaccaccaccaccccctccactccAGGGCCTAGAACCTCAGCAGCACCAACTGATGTGACCGCCTCCAGGAAACTCATGAAAAAGCACCCAGCGCGAACAGAGCTTTATGCTCACTTGAGCAGAGCCGCTGTGCGCCCTTCCCCCtcggagcagcagggggtgctgaaGAGGCCCTTTTCTCGTTCTTTCGGGGACCACGACTACTGCCAGGTGCAGAAACCTGAGGCCATACTCCAGAGGAAAGTGCTGAAATCCTGGGAGCCCCAGAGCAGCGCAGAGGGTGAGCACAAGCGAAGAGTGCCGGACGCACACTACAAGGGGTTGGGTCAGGGCAGcaaggaggggaaaggggagtTCCCTTGGAAAGAGTGCAACAAACAGCTCAGAGACCAGGAGATCAGAGCCAGCTTAACCAAGCACTTTGGCTTCCTGGACTGCGCCTTTGAAGAGGAGGACACGGCCTTCTGCAAGAGCCCTGAGTATGACACCGTCTTCGACGACAGCTGCAGCGAGAGCAGCTCCcccacagaggaggaggaagaggaagaacgTTGTGAGAGCCCATTGGAATCCAAGCGGTGTTTGCGCAGGAACCCACTTGCCAGGTCCAGTTTGCACCATTGTTCCTGGAGCAGATCCAGCTCTGGGTCTTCGTGCTGCAGGTCCAGGTCTCCAGCAAACAGACGGACTGTCAG ATGTGAATACACCGAGCAGTGTCAAGAGGGAAACACAAGCCGGGACCACACTGAGAAGAGACAGGACAAGGCCATT GGTGAAGGCCGGGTGGTGTACGTCAGAAATCTTTCCAGCAGCATGAGCTCCAGCGAACTGAAGAAGCGCTTTGAGGTGTTTGGGGAGATCGTCGAGTGTCGGGTTCTCACCAGGAACAACAG TCACCTCCTCTCTTTGGCTGCTCAGGGGAGATAA
- the PPARGC1B gene encoding peroxisome proliferator-activated receptor gamma coactivator 1-beta isoform X1, whose translation MLGAAAGRSRSWKMAEPAPDCSALLDEELSSFVFSYLTDSQYEVTGEEHLYSDFLELDLSPLDASDFDSASCFSELQWGAERSETDSSQYSTDDSELLQIIDSENEALLAALTETLDEIQEDDMGLAAFRTMEERDTPNHTCASPAPPPKSVAPTPGGPPFAPEVDELSLLKKLLLSPSHVPPSCEVQREGSARRQGPPKSRPQRPCTKGPRDRKLSPLQAQSRSCTELHKHLTSTVHCPQTKATWPSEGFPGSSSSSNRSPLSRSAHSAEDSDSSEDSLSTSEAPGTPPLVSMDGASEKAMHTVVKLIRYMHTYCLPPWKLPLRDPADVKHQPCNSPYKRAKPDCPSQVPPPSSQESQTACTWQTTASSKKSRATWPEFSILKELLARDLPCDVSKPYRLAKPMYASLVKPQSSKSPGTPAQETEGSPGRCKVRANLPLEKAELRQSPKAESEAKKETSSPEDPTGKHATLPAQLTLGKWGRKQESNVYAVRRSKRLNPELSHWLSFLDEPPPEPSVQGEAAESQAKDALASKPLALGSALNNFDAEEQVAVVEVGGTDDKDNGCQNHAAETQTPLLVSPEEWGGGEVGKSQPCTPLHEAETLPCLTLSLAQTDPTFGKRSFEQVLTVELCGTAGLTPPTTPPYKPAEEDLYKPDIPHGSVKEETTTTPSTPGPRTSAAPTDVTASRKLMKKHPARTELYAHLSRAAVRPSPSEQQGVLKRPFSRSFGDHDYCQVQKPEAILQRKVLKSWEPQSSAEGEHKRRVPDAHYKGLGQGSKEGKGEFPWKECNKQLRDQEIRASLTKHFGFLDCAFEEEDTAFCKSPEYDTVFDDSCSESSSPTEEEEEEERCESPLESKRCLRRNPLARSSLHHCSWSRSSSGSSCCRSRSPANRRTVRCEYTEQCQEGNTSRDHTEKRQDKAIGEGRVVYVRNLSSSMSSSELKKRFEVFGEIVECRVLTRNNRGDKYGFITYRCSEHAALSLKNGASLRKRNEPLFQLSYGGLGNLWTRYTDLDSNAEESSPAPLKSKFETMDFDSLLQEAQRSLHR comes from the exons TACGAGGTGACCGGCGAGGAGCACCTTTACTCTGATTTCCTGGAGCTTGACCTGTCCCCGCTGGATGCCAGTGACTTTGACTCCGCCAGCTGCTTCAGCGAGCTGCAGTGGGGTGCTGAGCGCTCCGAGACCGATTCCAGCCAGTACAGCACAGACGACTCCGAGCTCCTTCAG ATAATAGACAGTGAGAATGAAGCACTGCTGGCGGCCCTCACCGAAACCCTGGATGAAATACAGGAAGATGACATGGGCCTGGCTGCCTTCCGAACTATGGAAGAAAGGGATACGCCCAACCACACCTGTGCctcgccagcccctccccccaaatcAGTCGCCCCCACCCCGGGGGGGCCACCTTTTGCCCCTGAGGTTGATGAGCTGTCTCTA CTGAAGAAGTTGCTTCTTTCTCCATCCCATGTGCCTCCAAGCTGTGAGGTTCAGAGAGAAGGGAGTGCACGACGCCAGGGGCCCCCCAAATCCAGACCCCAGCGACCCTGCACAAAG GGTCCCCGCGACCGAAAGCTGAGCCCTCTCCAGGCTCAGAGTCGGAGTTGTACAGAGCTGCACAAGCACCTCACCTCCACTGTACACTGCCCGCAGACCAAGGCCACCTGGCCTTCGGAGGGgttcccaggcagcagcagcagcagcaaccgctCCCCTCTGAGCCGCTCTGCACACAGTGCAGAGGACAGCGACTCAAGCGAAGACTCACTGAGCACCAGTGAGGCCCCAGGGACGCCTCCCCTCGTCTCCATGGATGGCGCCAGCGAGAAAGCCATGCACACAGTGGTGAAGCTCATCCGTTACATGCATACCTACTGCCTTCCTCCATGGAAGCTGCCTCTCAGAGACCCTGCAGATGTGAAGCACCAGCCCTGTAACAGCCCGTACAAAAGGGCAAAGCCAGACTGCCCCTCACAGGTACCTCCCCCTAGCAGCCAGGAGAGCCAAACAGCCTGCACCTGGCAAACAACGGCCAGCTCCAAGAAGTCACGAGCCACGTGGCCTGAGTTCTCCATCCTGAAAGAGCTACTGGCCCGGGACCTGCCGTGTGATGTGAGCAAGCCGTACAGATTGGCCAAACCCATGTATGCCTCCTTGGTCAAGCCTCAGAGCTCCAAGTCTCCTGGAACTCCCGCTCAGGAGACGGAGGGCTCCCCTGGGAGATGTAAGGTCAGAGCCAATCTGCCTCTGGAGAAAGCAGAGCTCAGGCAAAGTCCCAAGGCTGAGTCTGAAGCCAAGAAAGAGACCAGCAGCCCAGAGGATCCCACTGGGAAGCATGCAACTCTCCCAGCCCAGCTAACCTTGGGGAAGTGGGGACGGAAGCAGGAGAGCAATGTCTATGCTGTTCGGCGCTCTAAAAGACTCAATCCCGAGCTCAGCCACTGGCTGTCCTTTCTTGATGAGCCTCCCCCAGAGCCGTCTGTCCAGGGAGaggcagcagagagccaggcGAAGGATGCTCTTGCCTCCAAACCGCTAGCATTGGGCTCAGCCCTGAATAACTTTGATGCAGAAGAACAGGTGGCAGTGGTGGAGGTGGGCGGCACAGATGACAAGGACAATGGGTGTCAGAACCACGCAGCAGAGACCCAGACCCCGTTGCTGGTGAGCCcggaggagtggggaggaggtgaggtgggcaaaagccagccctgcaccccattgCATGAAGCAG AAACACTCCCGTGTCTCACGCTGTCCTTGGCCCAAAC AGATCCTACCTTTGGGAAGAGGAGCTTCGAGCAGGTGCTAACTGTGGAGTTGTGTGGGACTGCTG GTCTCACACCGCCTACAACTCCACCATACAAGCCTGCTGAGGAGGATCTGTATAAGCCAGACATTCCCCATGGGTCAGTGAAGGaggaaaccaccaccaccccctccactccAGGGCCTAGAACCTCAGCAGCACCAACTGATGTGACCGCCTCCAGGAAACTCATGAAAAAGCACCCAGCGCGAACAGAGCTTTATGCTCACTTGAGCAGAGCCGCTGTGCGCCCTTCCCCCtcggagcagcagggggtgctgaaGAGGCCCTTTTCTCGTTCTTTCGGGGACCACGACTACTGCCAGGTGCAGAAACCTGAGGCCATACTCCAGAGGAAAGTGCTGAAATCCTGGGAGCCCCAGAGCAGCGCAGAGGGTGAGCACAAGCGAAGAGTGCCGGACGCACACTACAAGGGGTTGGGTCAGGGCAGcaaggaggggaaaggggagtTCCCTTGGAAAGAGTGCAACAAACAGCTCAGAGACCAGGAGATCAGAGCCAGCTTAACCAAGCACTTTGGCTTCCTGGACTGCGCCTTTGAAGAGGAGGACACGGCCTTCTGCAAGAGCCCTGAGTATGACACCGTCTTCGACGACAGCTGCAGCGAGAGCAGCTCCcccacagaggaggaggaagaggaagaacgTTGTGAGAGCCCATTGGAATCCAAGCGGTGTTTGCGCAGGAACCCACTTGCCAGGTCCAGTTTGCACCATTGTTCCTGGAGCAGATCCAGCTCTGGGTCTTCGTGCTGCAGGTCCAGGTCTCCAGCAAACAGACGGACTGTCAG ATGTGAATACACCGAGCAGTGTCAAGAGGGAAACACAAGCCGGGACCACACTGAGAAGAGACAGGACAAGGCCATT GGTGAAGGCCGGGTGGTGTACGTCAGAAATCTTTCCAGCAGCATGAGCTCCAGCGAACTGAAGAAGCGCTTTGAGGTGTTTGGGGAGATCGTCGAGTGTCGGGTTCTCACCAGGAACAACAG GGGAGATAAATACGGCTTCATCACCTACCGTTGTTCGGAACACGCCGCCTTATCTCTGAAGAACGGCGCCTCGCTCAGGAAGAGGAACGAGCCCTTATTCCAGCTCAGCTATGGCGGCCTGGGCAACTTGTGGACCAGATACACTGACTTGG ATTCCAACGCAGAGGAGTCGTCCCCAGCTCCCTTGAAAAGCAAGTTTGAGACCATGGATTTTGACAGCTTGCTGCAGGAGGCCCAGCGAAGCCTGCATCGATAA